ATATCTCCCTGCAAAGGGTCGAAAAAAAATAACCGAATATGTTAGCAGGTAACTTTTATACTGTAATAGCACAACAGCAGGAACCAGGACAGGTAAATGCAACCATTGAATTTAACGGCTCACACCCGATTTTTGGTGGCCACTTTCCTGAGCAGCCAGTGGTACCTGGTGTTTGTATGATACAGACGATCACTGAGTTTCTGGGTGCTGCCATTTCACGCAAAGCC
The Chitinophaga sp. Cy-1792 genome window above contains:
- a CDS encoding 3-hydroxyacyl-ACP dehydratase, which codes for MLAGNFYTVIAQQQEPGQVNATIEFNGSHPIFGGHFPEQPVVPGVCMIQTITEFLGAAISRKAVLKKATNMKFMNMIDPRKTPVVDIQVQYKEEEAGLKVTAVLKRDDMTFMKFQGLFN